One region of Microthrixaceae bacterium genomic DNA includes:
- a CDS encoding site-specific DNA-methyltransferase, which translates to MNDQQPYVTDDAEGEGWRLMLGDSCERLAELADNSADICVYSPPFASLYTYSPSDRDLGNSASMDEFGEHYRFILDHVLRVMKPGRIIAVHVQQVATQKWRDGVVGLTDFRGDVIRMHVEAGYTFYGEVTIWKNPQSQQIVKKVAALSFSNLEKDSSRTRPALADYLLIFRKPGDSEVPVHPECTRDDWIQWASPIWQTDSDPLDSIDAGPMHSCWFDIKETNTLNTAVARESADERHICPLQLDLIERALRLWSNRGDLVLSPFGGIGSEGVVAVKHGRRFVGCELKPSYWQTAVKNLEGAEREAQMGTLFGQLADAT; encoded by the coding sequence ATGAACGACCAACAGCCCTACGTGACAGACGACGCTGAAGGGGAAGGGTGGCGGCTGATGCTCGGTGACTCGTGCGAGCGGCTGGCCGAGCTGGCCGACAACAGCGCCGACATCTGCGTGTACTCGCCGCCGTTCGCCAGCCTCTACACCTACTCCCCGTCGGACCGGGACCTCGGCAACAGCGCCAGCATGGACGAGTTCGGAGAGCACTACCGGTTCATCTTGGACCATGTGCTACGGGTGATGAAGCCGGGCCGGATCATCGCCGTGCACGTGCAGCAGGTGGCAACGCAGAAGTGGCGAGACGGTGTGGTCGGGTTGACCGACTTCCGGGGTGACGTGATCCGCATGCACGTCGAGGCCGGGTACACGTTCTACGGCGAGGTGACGATCTGGAAGAACCCGCAAAGCCAGCAGATCGTCAAGAAGGTTGCAGCCCTGTCCTTCTCGAACCTGGAGAAGGATTCGTCTCGCACCAGGCCGGCCCTGGCCGACTACCTGCTGATCTTCCGCAAGCCCGGCGACTCAGAAGTGCCGGTGCACCCGGAGTGCACCCGTGACGACTGGATCCAGTGGGCATCCCCGATCTGGCAGACCGACTCGGACCCGCTCGACTCGATCGACGCCGGGCCGATGCACTCGTGCTGGTTCGACATCAAGGAGACGAACACGCTGAACACGGCCGTAGCGAGGGAGTCGGCCGACGAGCGCCACATCTGCCCATTGCAACTGGACCTCATCGAGCGGGCGCTCCGGCTGTGGTCGAACCGTGGCGATCTGGTGTTGTCGCCCTTCGGTGGGATCGGTTCTGAGGGCGTCGTTGCGGTCAAGCATGGCCGTCGGTTCGTCGGGTGTGAGCTGAAGCCGTCCTACTGGCAGACGGCCGTGAAGAACCTGGAGGGGGCTGAGCGGGAGGCGCAGATGGGGACGCTGTTCGGTCAACTGGCCGACGCAACCTGA
- a CDS encoding helix-turn-helix domain-containing protein, which translates to MTPTQLVTADQIAQWTHLDRSTIYRLIEDNDLPAVRIGRSVRVRVCDYEAWVSDHLAVES; encoded by the coding sequence ATGACCCCGACCCAGCTCGTCACGGCCGACCAGATCGCACAGTGGACCCACCTCGACCGGTCCACCATCTACCGGCTCATCGAGGACAACGACCTCCCCGCCGTGCGCATCGGCCGATCAGTCCGGGTCCGGGTCTGCGACTACGAGGCCTGGGTCTCTGACCACCTGGCGGTGGAGTCATGA
- a CDS encoding WhiB family transcriptional regulator gives MAWQDRGACRGADPDLFFPTKNRTAHAAKRICAVCEVRAECLAYAIDNEPLGVWGGMSPRERRTLRKQRRAATA, from the coding sequence ATGGCGTGGCAGGACCGCGGCGCGTGCCGTGGCGCCGACCCCGACCTGTTCTTCCCGACGAAGAACCGCACGGCCCACGCGGCGAAGCGGATCTGCGCCGTGTGCGAGGTGCGGGCCGAGTGCCTGGCCTACGCCATCGACAACGAGCCGTTGGGCGTGTGGGGCGGCATGTCCCCACGGGAACGCCGCACCCTCCGCAAGCAGCGACGGGCGGCGACCGCATGA
- a CDS encoding polymer-forming cytoskeletal protein — protein MSDERPGWHRHPNGGGWVQDTASVDETAHIGPDAQVYGTARVSGSARVSGSAQVSGNARVFGNARVSGTAQVFGTAWVFGAARVFGAARVSGDAEVFGNAQVFGYARVSFPRHALTVGPIGSEDQTLTLFRTEAGYGVSVGCWHPDGATLDDLTAEVQRRAPDHADEYAAAEALLRLRINDWRNER, from the coding sequence ATGAGCGATGAACGTCCGGGGTGGCATCGTCACCCGAACGGTGGCGGCTGGGTGCAGGACACGGCGTCAGTCGATGAGACGGCCCATATCGGACCGGACGCTCAGGTGTACGGGACCGCTCGGGTGTCCGGCTCGGCCCGGGTGTCCGGCTCGGCCCAGGTGTCCGGGAACGCTCGGGTGTTCGGGAACGCTCGGGTGTCCGGGACCGCTCAGGTGTTCGGGACCGCTTGGGTGTTCGGGGCCGCTCGGGTGTTCGGGGCCGCTCGGGTGTCCGGGGACGCTGAGGTGTTCGGGAACGCTCAGGTGTTCGGGTACGCTCGGGTGTCCTTTCCCCGCCATGCCCTGACCGTCGGCCCGATCGGGTCCGAGGACCAGACCCTGACCCTGTTCCGCACTGAGGCAGGGTACGGGGTGAGTGTCGGGTGCTGGCACCCGGACGGGGCAACCCTCGATGACCTGACCGCTGAGGTGCAGCGTCGAGCACCGGACCATGCGGATGAGTACGCGGCAGCCGAGGCGCTGTTGCGGTTGCGGATCAACGACTGGAGGAACGAGCGATGA
- a CDS encoding helix-turn-helix transcriptional regulator codes for MARPAGHSLNRWAWDDLLRFTGLTLTDVAGRAEIPRATLSGLVGGHHRASIPVAHRIARVLDVHPGTLFEGLGARHEVPAEVAS; via the coding sequence ATGGCACGACCAGCCGGACACTCCCTCAACCGATGGGCGTGGGACGACCTCCTTCGCTTCACCGGCCTGACCCTCACGGACGTGGCGGGGCGGGCCGAGATCCCCCGGGCCACCCTCAGCGGCCTCGTCGGCGGACATCACCGGGCGAGCATTCCCGTCGCCCACCGGATCGCCCGAGTGCTCGACGTTCACCCCGGCACCCTCTTCGAGGGCCTCGGAGCACGGCACGAGGTCCCCGCCGAGGTGGCCTCATGA
- a CDS encoding helicase — MTITMTDYEQFLAAKRRTIPGDGIEAHDLPLSLFPHQSEVVRWAARKGRAAAFLDTGLGKTRIQLAWADVMRQGGSALIVCPLSIATQTAREAAAIGIEAHVVRHQDQVTGPGIWITNYEMEHAFDPAMFGAVVLDESSILKNHEGRTRTALISRWGTVPYRLACTATPAPNDHTELANHAEFLGAMSRVEMLAAFFVHDDDGWRLKGHAAQAMYEWMSGWAMAARRPSDITGNTLDDIAYVLPELRIEGHTVEVNQAPEGQLFATTLGGVGGRAKARKATLGERVERAADLLDHDRPAIAWCGLNDEANAITKAVPGAVNLHGTLSPDQKVELIEGFVSNVHRVLVTKPSIAGFGLNFQHASDQVFVGLGDSYESYYQAIRRSWRFGQTQPVNVHVVVSDLEADVVANVRAKERNANDITDRLVRSLQRNREIHA, encoded by the coding sequence ATGACCATCACCATGACCGACTACGAGCAGTTCCTCGCCGCCAAGCGACGCACCATCCCAGGCGACGGCATCGAGGCGCACGACCTGCCCCTCTCGCTGTTCCCGCACCAGTCCGAAGTGGTCCGGTGGGCGGCACGCAAAGGGCGAGCCGCTGCGTTCTTGGACACCGGCCTCGGCAAGACCCGCATCCAGTTGGCATGGGCCGACGTGATGCGCCAAGGCGGCTCGGCGCTGATCGTGTGCCCGCTGTCGATCGCCACGCAGACCGCCCGGGAGGCGGCCGCCATCGGCATCGAGGCGCACGTCGTCCGCCACCAGGACCAGGTGACCGGACCGGGCATCTGGATCACGAACTACGAGATGGAGCACGCTTTCGACCCGGCGATGTTCGGTGCGGTGGTGCTCGACGAATCGTCGATCCTGAAGAACCATGAGGGCCGCACCCGCACCGCGCTGATCAGCCGGTGGGGGACGGTGCCGTACCGGTTGGCATGCACCGCCACGCCGGCGCCCAACGACCACACCGAACTGGCCAACCACGCCGAGTTTCTCGGGGCCATGTCCCGTGTCGAGATGCTGGCTGCGTTCTTCGTGCACGACGACGACGGATGGCGCCTGAAGGGGCATGCGGCGCAGGCCATGTATGAGTGGATGTCGGGGTGGGCGATGGCCGCCCGCCGGCCGTCTGACATCACAGGGAACACGCTCGACGACATCGCCTACGTGCTGCCCGAGCTCCGCATCGAGGGGCACACGGTGGAGGTCAACCAGGCGCCGGAGGGGCAGTTGTTCGCTACGACGCTCGGCGGTGTCGGCGGTCGGGCGAAGGCTCGCAAGGCGACGTTGGGCGAGCGGGTTGAGCGCGCCGCCGATCTGCTCGACCATGATCGGCCGGCGATCGCATGGTGCGGCCTGAACGACGAGGCCAACGCCATCACGAAGGCCGTTCCGGGGGCGGTCAACCTGCACGGCACCCTGTCACCCGATCAGAAGGTCGAACTGATCGAGGGGTTCGTCTCCAATGTCCACCGGGTGTTGGTGACGAAGCCGAGCATCGCAGGATTCGGCCTCAACTTTCAGCACGCATCCGATCAGGTCTTCGTGGGGCTGGGCGACTCGTACGAGTCCTACTACCAGGCCATCCGCCGATCGTGGCGGTTCGGTCAGACACAGCCCGTGAATGTGCACGTCGTCGTCTCGGACCTTGAGGCCGACGTGGTGGCGAACGTGCGGGCGAAGGAACGCAATGCCAACGACATCACCGACCGACTCGTTCGGTCCCTACAACGAAACCGGGAGATCCACGCATGA
- a CDS encoding phosphoadenosine phosphosulfate reductase, with translation MSVNVVSYGGGVQSTALLVLAARGEIDFRTFLFANVGDDSEHPASLRYVREVAAPYAAAHGIELVELQRTWKRGDRKGQVETLWGRLTREGSRSIPIPVRMSGGSPTNRACTGDFKIDVVAAELRRRGATAEDPATVALGISVDEIERARPGVDPRSPLQRRVYPLLDLGQSRGDCRRVIADGGLPVPPKSSCFFCPFHNTDAWRNLLDETPELFAKSVELERKLNERPGRDKNPVYLTRHGIPLDRAVNDDQGRLEGMDGCDSGWCMT, from the coding sequence GTGAGCGTCAACGTCGTGTCTTACGGCGGCGGCGTCCAGTCGACCGCCCTCCTCGTGCTCGCCGCTCGGGGTGAGATCGACTTTCGCACGTTCCTGTTCGCCAACGTCGGGGACGACTCCGAGCATCCCGCGTCCCTGCGGTACGTGCGAGAGGTGGCCGCCCCCTACGCAGCGGCTCACGGCATCGAACTGGTGGAGTTGCAGCGGACGTGGAAGCGCGGCGACCGCAAGGGCCAGGTTGAAACCCTATGGGGCCGGCTCACTCGTGAGGGTTCCAGGTCTATCCCGATCCCGGTTCGCATGTCGGGCGGCTCACCCACGAACCGAGCGTGCACTGGTGATTTTAAGATCGACGTGGTAGCCGCTGAGCTGCGGCGTCGCGGTGCAACCGCGGAGGACCCGGCGACGGTGGCTCTCGGGATCTCAGTGGACGAGATCGAACGAGCCCGGCCCGGTGTAGACCCCCGCTCACCGCTACAGCGGAGGGTGTACCCGTTACTCGACCTCGGCCAATCGCGTGGCGATTGTCGTCGGGTGATCGCAGACGGCGGCCTACCCGTCCCGCCGAAGTCGTCATGTTTCTTCTGCCCGTTCCACAACACAGACGCGTGGCGGAACCTGCTCGACGAAACCCCCGAACTGTTCGCAAAGTCAGTGGAGCTTGAGCGGAAGCTGAACGAGCGCCCCGGGCGAGACAAGAACCCGGTCTACCTGACCCGCCACGGCATCCCGCTCGATCGTGCAGTCAACGACGACCAGGGCCGACTCGAGGGCATGGACGGGTGTGACTCGGGATGGTGCATGACGTGA
- a CDS encoding AAA family ATPase, with protein sequence MTLTDTDDLPDHVLEDQAAAEGLGPRPTRRHRDIPHDADAEEAVIGAMLYSLDACDAAIEAGLAPDHFYGPRYARTMAAIVACLDHAEKPDPITVAARSGGTIDARDLIAALVGTPTAANAAAYARRIITCHRLRHTMAAGTQVAELARTGDLDGALAAMQRLAADQPDGDTGTTWSTIDLAAVIDGDGPPEPTMLARDDGHQLLYAGRVHAFNAESESGKSWLACTAAAERIAEGEHVLYLDFEDHATGIVGRLRALGVDPAAIIDRLHYIRPDDPIDAVATAALERTLIDHRPTLAIIDGVTEVMVQNGWSINDNDDAARFLLALPRRIARHGVAVVMIDHVPKDKESRGRYGIGAQHKLAGVDGAVYRLEVTKPFGVGRTGTSVITVAKDRPGHVRGFATGGEKVATMQLVSLPGGDVHLSLLTPDDATSGELRVRPTSLMEKVCDAIAALNESGVKPTRNGVLADVAGKKKFVAEALRLLIAEGFVATEPGPNRSQLHAVIKPYRPTTEPVDNYPDEEF encoded by the coding sequence GTGACGTTGACCGACACCGACGACCTCCCCGACCACGTCCTAGAAGACCAGGCCGCCGCCGAAGGGCTCGGCCCTCGGCCCACCCGCCGCCACCGAGACATCCCCCACGACGCCGATGCCGAAGAAGCCGTCATCGGCGCCATGCTCTACAGCCTCGACGCCTGCGACGCCGCCATCGAGGCCGGGCTCGCCCCCGACCACTTCTACGGGCCCCGCTACGCCCGCACCATGGCCGCCATCGTCGCCTGCCTCGACCACGCCGAGAAGCCCGACCCCATCACCGTCGCCGCCCGCTCCGGCGGCACCATCGACGCCCGCGACCTCATAGCCGCCCTCGTCGGCACCCCCACCGCCGCCAACGCCGCCGCCTACGCCCGCCGGATCATCACCTGCCACCGCCTCCGCCACACCATGGCCGCCGGCACCCAGGTGGCCGAGCTTGCCCGCACCGGCGACCTCGACGGCGCCCTCGCCGCCATGCAACGCCTCGCGGCGGACCAACCCGACGGCGACACCGGCACCACCTGGTCCACCATCGACCTCGCAGCCGTCATCGACGGCGATGGGCCACCCGAGCCCACCATGCTCGCCCGCGACGACGGCCACCAGCTCCTCTACGCGGGTCGGGTCCACGCCTTCAACGCCGAGAGCGAGAGCGGCAAGTCCTGGCTCGCCTGCACCGCCGCGGCCGAACGGATCGCAGAAGGAGAACACGTCCTCTACCTCGACTTCGAGGACCACGCCACCGGCATCGTCGGCCGGCTCCGAGCGCTCGGTGTCGACCCCGCCGCCATCATCGACCGGCTCCACTACATCCGGCCCGACGACCCCATCGACGCCGTGGCCACCGCGGCACTCGAACGGACCCTCATCGACCACCGCCCCACTCTCGCCATCATCGACGGGGTCACCGAGGTCATGGTCCAGAACGGGTGGAGCATCAACGACAACGACGACGCCGCCCGGTTCCTCTTGGCCCTCCCCCGCCGGATCGCCCGCCACGGCGTCGCCGTCGTCATGATCGACCACGTCCCCAAGGACAAGGAATCCCGGGGCCGCTACGGCATCGGCGCCCAGCACAAGCTCGCCGGCGTCGACGGCGCCGTCTACCGCCTCGAGGTCACCAAGCCCTTCGGCGTGGGCCGCACCGGCACCAGCGTCATCACCGTCGCCAAGGACCGGCCCGGCCACGTCCGCGGGTTCGCCACCGGCGGCGAGAAGGTGGCCACGATGCAGCTCGTGAGCCTCCCGGGCGGCGACGTGCACCTGTCGCTCCTCACCCCCGACGACGCCACCAGCGGCGAGCTGCGGGTCCGCCCGACCAGCCTCATGGAGAAGGTGTGCGACGCCATCGCGGCGCTCAACGAGTCGGGGGTCAAGCCGACCCGCAACGGCGTCCTGGCCGACGTGGCAGGCAAGAAGAAGTTCGTCGCCGAGGCCCTCCGGCTGCTCATCGCCGAGGGGTTCGTGGCGACCGAACCGGGCCCGAATCGGAGCCAGCTGCACGCCGTGATCAAGCCGTACCGACCCACCACTGAGCCTGTGGACAACTACCCGGACGAGGAGTTCTAG
- a CDS encoding WhiB family transcriptional regulator, protein MTDLLDALMRTRPGDGDTTRSRWPAWHTTAPCLGHHRDFYGHDQASQDRAKAICAGCDHRAACLDEALSLPISHDQGVRAGLTDDQRRRMPRTAHRYGRTVARCGTESGYRTHHRLGEAPCLACRDAKAAADRARRGSER, encoded by the coding sequence ATGACCGACCTGCTCGACGCCCTCATGCGCACCCGGCCCGGCGACGGCGACACCACCCGCAGCCGGTGGCCCGCCTGGCACACCACCGCCCCATGCCTCGGCCACCACCGCGACTTCTACGGCCACGACCAAGCCAGCCAGGACCGGGCCAAGGCCATCTGCGCCGGATGTGACCACCGGGCCGCCTGCCTCGACGAAGCACTCTCCCTGCCCATCAGTCACGACCAGGGCGTCCGGGCCGGGCTCACCGACGACCAGCGGCGCCGCATGCCACGCACCGCTCACCGCTACGGCCGCACCGTCGCCCGCTGCGGCACCGAGAGCGGGTACCGCACCCACCACCGCCTCGGCGAAGCCCCATGCCTGGCATGCCGGGACGCCAAAGCCGCCGCCGACCGGGCACGACGAGGGAGCGAACGATGA